From Actinopolymorpha sp. NPDC004070, the proteins below share one genomic window:
- a CDS encoding chromate resistance protein ChrB domain-containing protein, with translation MRWATRAGVHIDRSACAWLIQRHVDTAAEFVFVTDPDQVPEDATPFDMRGVDLGHHGSDCTFETILRRYHLADPVLWRIAGIVHEADLEDDHYDAPEAPGFDVILRALSLANDDATVLAMTAPIFDAVYEYLRREVLTPGRTPGRTPDEPDQP, from the coding sequence ATGAGGTGGGCAACCCGTGCCGGTGTGCACATCGACCGGAGCGCGTGTGCGTGGCTGATCCAACGCCATGTGGACACCGCTGCGGAGTTCGTGTTCGTCACCGACCCCGACCAGGTGCCCGAGGACGCGACCCCGTTCGACATGCGTGGGGTGGACCTGGGCCATCACGGCAGCGACTGCACGTTCGAAACGATCCTGCGCCGCTATCACCTCGCCGACCCGGTGCTGTGGCGCATCGCCGGGATCGTGCACGAGGCAGACCTCGAGGACGACCACTACGACGCCCCCGAGGCGCCCGGCTTCGACGTCATCCTTCGCGCCCTGTCACTCGCCAATGACGACGCCACCGTCCTGGCCATGACCGCACCCATTTTCGACGCCGTATATGAGTATCTGCGCCGGGAAGTCCTCACGCCCGGAAGAACCCCCGGAAGGACCCCGGATGAGCCTGATCAGCCGTGA
- the chrA gene encoding chromate efflux transporter — protein sequence MSLISRDQDLVPLREATKAWFKISLQTFGGPAGQIAVMQRSLVDEHRWIGERRFLHALSYCMLLPGPEAQQLAVYVGWLLNGTAGGLIAGVLFVLPGLLALLGLSALYVGLGDTALITALFAGLAPAVLAIVTQAVIKVAGRALHHRVLIGLAVAAFIALAAFAVPFPIVVLAAGILGWVIGRVRPQIMAKPAQAKQDDRPEPLISDDALHHAAPTLRRAGIILAIGIPLWLGPVALAFALTGADSVSTQQGLFFSGTALVTFGGAYAVLSYVAQKAVETYHWLAPGEMVRGLALAETTPGPLIMVVQFVAFLGAFRDPGTLNPWAAAVVASLLTTWVTFVPCFLFIFVGAPYVERLRGNRSLSAALTGITAAVVGVIANLAIYFATATLFASSHPYDWGPLHLNLPVVTTLKPVALVIGAIAMVLTFKLRWPVLRTLGVCALLGLAAGFVL from the coding sequence ATGAGCCTGATCAGCCGTGACCAGGACCTGGTGCCCCTGCGGGAGGCCACCAAGGCGTGGTTCAAGATCTCCCTGCAAACCTTCGGCGGACCCGCCGGACAGATCGCGGTGATGCAGCGAAGCCTGGTCGACGAGCACCGCTGGATCGGTGAACGACGGTTCCTGCACGCACTGTCGTACTGCATGCTGCTGCCCGGCCCGGAGGCCCAGCAACTCGCCGTCTACGTCGGCTGGCTGCTCAACGGGACCGCCGGCGGGCTGATCGCCGGAGTCCTGTTCGTGCTCCCCGGCCTGCTGGCGCTACTGGGGCTGTCCGCGCTCTACGTCGGGCTGGGCGACACAGCGCTCATCACAGCGCTGTTCGCCGGGCTAGCCCCAGCGGTGCTGGCGATCGTGACCCAGGCCGTGATCAAAGTCGCCGGGCGGGCGCTGCACCATCGAGTCCTGATCGGCCTGGCGGTCGCCGCGTTCATCGCACTCGCCGCGTTCGCGGTGCCCTTCCCGATCGTGGTGCTCGCCGCAGGCATCCTCGGCTGGGTGATCGGCCGTGTGCGCCCGCAGATCATGGCCAAGCCTGCACAAGCGAAGCAGGATGACCGGCCGGAGCCGCTGATCTCCGACGACGCCCTGCACCACGCCGCACCCACCTTGCGCCGCGCGGGCATCATCCTCGCTATCGGCATCCCCCTGTGGCTGGGCCCGGTCGCCCTCGCCTTCGCACTGACCGGCGCCGACTCGGTGTCCACCCAGCAAGGACTGTTCTTCTCCGGCACCGCCCTGGTCACCTTCGGCGGCGCCTACGCCGTACTTTCCTACGTCGCACAGAAGGCAGTCGAGACCTACCACTGGCTGGCACCGGGGGAGATGGTGCGTGGTCTTGCCCTGGCCGAGACCACACCCGGCCCACTGATCATGGTGGTGCAGTTCGTCGCGTTCCTCGGCGCCTTCCGCGACCCCGGCACCCTCAACCCTTGGGCCGCCGCCGTCGTCGCATCGTTGCTGACCACGTGGGTCACCTTTGTGCCGTGTTTCTTGTTCATCTTCGTCGGCGCGCCCTACGTCGAACGCCTGCGCGGCAACAGGTCCCTGTCCGCCGCACTCACCGGCATCACCGCCGCCGTCGTCGGCGTCATCGCCAACCTGGCCATCTACTTCGCCACCGCGACCCTGTTCGCCAGCTCACACCCCTACGACTGGGGACCGCTGCACCTGAACCTGCCTGTCGTCACAACCCTGAAGCCCGTCGCACTGGTCATCGGCGCCATCGCGATGGTCCTCACCTTCAAGCTCAGATGGCCGGTGTTACGCACCCTTGGCGTCTGCGCGCTGCTCGGACTCGCCGCCGGATTCGTCCTCTGA
- a CDS encoding Chromate resistance protein ChrB has product MTDRDSGSGEWVMLTYRLPREPSAPRLALWRKLKRLGVAQLADGLVALPADARTREQLEWAAEEVEEAGGAAGVWLARPSTSALERDVAARMNEARAQEFAEIADQARGALDAPSGDRVAALRRLRAQMRRMERRDYFRPPEREQARQALRELAQHEVAQHDQTQVATWPGHGVRA; this is encoded by the coding sequence ATGACTGATCGGGATTCGGGTTCGGGTGAGTGGGTCATGCTCACCTACCGGCTGCCTCGGGAGCCGTCGGCGCCGCGGTTGGCGTTGTGGCGGAAGCTGAAGCGGCTGGGGGTGGCACAGCTGGCGGACGGGCTGGTGGCTTTGCCGGCCGACGCCCGCACGCGGGAGCAGTTGGAGTGGGCGGCGGAGGAGGTCGAGGAGGCCGGCGGTGCGGCGGGGGTATGGCTGGCCCGGCCTTCCACGAGCGCTCTGGAGCGGGACGTGGCCGCACGCATGAACGAGGCCCGCGCCCAGGAGTTCGCCGAGATCGCCGACCAGGCTCGCGGGGCACTGGACGCCCCATCGGGAGACCGTGTGGCGGCGTTGCGGCGGCTGAGGGCGCAGATGCGGCGGATGGAACGCCGTGACTACTTCCGGCCGCCGGAGCGCGAGCAGGCTCGTCAGGCGCTGCGGGAGCTCGCACAACACGAGGTCGCTCAGCACGACCAGACGCAGGTGGCCACGTGGCCCGGCCACGGGGTGCGGGCATGA
- a CDS encoding MASE1 domain-containing protein yields the protein MERQLALRRFFIVGSQNLVVAGVLLGTSRPGLVVFVEPGKISPFWPPTGVAVAALLLWGWRMWPGILLGSVAIDIFTTPAPVIVPTAAASTAACMYAYWALRRVGFRIQLDRLKDALALVFLAALGAMLISSTIGTIMRLVGGVVTAGTFLTAWFTWWTGDAMGVLFVTPLLLLLYKVPWRQYRYVYAVRLAEISALLAGSFGLILMGELLWGVLFLAFPLIVLAAWRYQLAGAAPLAVIASAVTIDASVAAYGTFAGKDLLGRMLLLQLFNGSIVLTGLVLSAAISERNRTREELEHACGQLQQTVGKLDEMMRPGTQSDHRQWTDHQRGQ from the coding sequence ATGGAGCGCCAGCTCGCGCTCCGGCGATTCTTCATCGTTGGGTCGCAGAATCTGGTCGTTGCGGGCGTCCTGCTCGGGACGTCACGACCGGGTCTTGTCGTATTCGTGGAACCGGGAAAAATCAGTCCATTCTGGCCCCCGACCGGAGTGGCGGTCGCGGCCCTGCTCCTCTGGGGGTGGCGGATGTGGCCGGGGATCCTCCTCGGCTCGGTTGCGATCGACATCTTCACCACTCCTGCGCCCGTCATAGTTCCCACCGCAGCGGCGTCAACTGCCGCCTGCATGTACGCGTACTGGGCCCTGCGCAGGGTCGGCTTCCGAATCCAGCTTGACCGGCTGAAGGACGCGCTCGCGCTGGTCTTCCTCGCCGCTCTCGGCGCGATGCTGATCAGTTCCACGATCGGAACGATCATGCGCCTGGTCGGGGGAGTTGTGACGGCCGGAACCTTCCTGACGGCATGGTTCACCTGGTGGACCGGCGACGCGATGGGCGTGCTGTTCGTGACACCCCTGCTACTGCTGCTCTACAAGGTTCCGTGGCGACAGTACCGCTACGTCTACGCGGTCAGACTCGCCGAGATCAGTGCACTGCTCGCCGGTTCCTTCGGCCTGATCCTGATGGGCGAACTGCTGTGGGGCGTCCTCTTCCTGGCGTTCCCACTCATCGTCCTGGCCGCCTGGCGCTACCAGTTGGCCGGCGCCGCGCCCCTCGCAGTGATCGCGTCGGCGGTCACCATCGACGCCAGCGTGGCGGCATACGGCACCTTTGCCGGCAAAGACCTGCTCGGCAGGATGCTGCTTCTCCAACTCTTCAACGGCTCGATCGTCCTGACCGGACTAGTGCTTTCCGCTGCGATCAGTGAACGCAACCGAACGCGGGAAGAACTCGAACACGCCTGCGGGCAACTGCAGCAGACGGTCGGAAAACTCGACGAGATGATGCGACCCGGCACGCAGTCCGACCATCGGCAATGGACAGACCACCAGCGAGGCCAGTGA
- a CDS encoding methyltransferase domain-containing protein, with the protein MNLRHVLKQSDAMVGLVHDSRRILRIPALARRRRIIDNYLATHGIRRLQIGAGRTSLDGWLSTDISPGQDGSVLLDASKAFPFDDAVFDAVYSEHMIEHISWDDGSFMLSEIRRVLKPGGVVRIATPDLAVLLGLYGRDQSALGEKYVRWITDEFLPQVDVYDASFVINNAFRNWGHQFLYDGNLMEMAMSKAGFADIRRCSPGESSHADLRALESHGKHVADEEMAAFETMVYEGNRPR; encoded by the coding sequence ATGAATCTTCGCCATGTCCTGAAGCAGTCCGATGCGATGGTCGGACTGGTTCATGACTCGAGAAGGATCCTGAGGATCCCGGCCCTGGCCCGGCGGAGGCGGATCATCGACAACTATCTGGCCACCCACGGAATCAGGAGGCTCCAGATCGGCGCGGGCCGAACGTCCCTCGACGGCTGGTTGAGCACTGACATCTCTCCGGGCCAAGACGGCAGCGTCCTTCTCGATGCGAGCAAAGCCTTTCCGTTTGATGACGCGGTGTTCGACGCTGTCTACAGTGAGCACATGATCGAACACATCTCCTGGGATGATGGTTCGTTCATGCTGAGTGAGATCCGACGCGTCCTCAAGCCTGGCGGAGTGGTTCGGATCGCCACGCCGGACCTTGCGGTTCTCCTGGGCCTCTACGGCCGCGATCAAAGTGCATTGGGTGAGAAATACGTCCGGTGGATCACTGACGAGTTTCTTCCACAGGTCGACGTGTACGACGCTTCGTTTGTGATCAACAACGCGTTCCGCAACTGGGGTCATCAGTTCCTCTACGATGGCAATTTGATGGAAATGGCGATGTCGAAGGCAGGATTCGCGGACATCAGGCGATGTTCTCCAGGTGAATCGAGCCATGCGGATCTGCGGGCACTCGAGTCGCATGGCAAGCACGTTGCGGACGAGGAAATGGCAGCGTTCGAGACCATGGTCTACGAGGGGAACCGCCCGCGTTGA
- a CDS encoding glycosyltransferase family 2 protein — MSERHVDVVVVNWNSGDCLRACIDSLAGPTGRGQVGDVVVVDNASTDGSAECLPNWVKLVENPGNVGFAAACNQGADHCASDYLLFLNPDTVVGDDTIQRAVAFLDSRENLVYGICGALAVNRDGTPGVCASRFPTLTNVMAGVLKLDLVVRRWARHLPPEALRRGGPVDQVIGAFFVIRRALFGELGGFDERYFLYYEEVDLSKRAKLLGFGSYLLVDATFEHIGNVSAKRSGDLALYHSLRSRSLYAFQHWPAWQAYLLIFFTLAVDLPARLVRAVATKEFGDLPRLVRASSSYLRFVLGPDRSAGTS; from the coding sequence GTGAGCGAACGCCATGTCGATGTCGTCGTCGTGAACTGGAACAGCGGCGATTGCCTTCGCGCGTGCATCGACTCACTCGCCGGGCCGACCGGACGGGGGCAGGTCGGAGACGTGGTCGTCGTCGACAATGCTTCGACCGACGGCTCGGCAGAGTGCCTTCCGAACTGGGTCAAGCTGGTGGAGAACCCGGGGAACGTCGGCTTCGCCGCGGCCTGTAATCAAGGAGCCGACCACTGTGCGTCTGACTACCTGCTCTTCCTCAACCCGGACACCGTGGTCGGCGACGACACGATCCAGAGGGCAGTCGCCTTCCTCGACAGCCGTGAAAACCTCGTGTATGGCATCTGTGGCGCGCTCGCGGTGAACCGTGACGGCACTCCCGGAGTCTGCGCCTCCCGATTCCCGACGCTCACGAACGTGATGGCCGGTGTCCTCAAGCTCGACCTTGTCGTGCGCCGGTGGGCGCGCCATCTGCCGCCGGAGGCCCTTCGCCGCGGCGGCCCCGTGGACCAGGTCATCGGCGCCTTCTTCGTCATCCGACGAGCCCTGTTCGGCGAACTGGGCGGCTTCGACGAACGTTACTTCCTCTACTACGAGGAGGTGGACCTGAGCAAGAGGGCAAAGCTGCTGGGCTTCGGCTCGTACCTACTCGTCGACGCCACCTTCGAGCACATCGGGAACGTCAGTGCGAAGCGTTCCGGCGATCTGGCGCTGTATCACTCGCTGCGCAGTCGATCGCTGTACGCATTTCAGCACTGGCCGGCCTGGCAGGCGTACCTGCTGATCTTCTTCACGCTTGCTGTGGATTTACCGGCGAGGCTGGTTCGAGCTGTGGCGACGAAGGAGTTCGGGGATCTTCCGCGTCTGGTCCGCGCGAGCAGCTCATACCTGCGCTTCGTTCTCGGCCCCGACCGATCAGCCGGCACGTCATGA